The proteins below come from a single Sorghum bicolor cultivar BTx623 chromosome 4, Sorghum_bicolor_NCBIv3, whole genome shotgun sequence genomic window:
- the LOC8073883 gene encoding lysine-specific demethylase JMJ706 isoform X2 codes for MAGKDGVTLKSVSYGARLRRSCDASRREGGSMRDPFSKHRVKKFDLSSLDWIDEIPDCPVFSPSTQEFEDPMVYLSKIAPVAAKYGICKIISPISASIPVGTVLMKELGGLKFTTRVQPLRLAEWSKDDKFAFFMSGRKYTFREFEKMANKEFVRRYSSAACLPSRYMEEEFWHEIAFGKMESVEYACDIDGSAFSSSSNDQLGRSKWNLKRFSRLPNSTLRLLRAAVPGITDPMLYIGMLFSMFAWHVEDHYLFSINYHHCGASKTWYGIPGSAASDFEKVTTIFPPNILLDHHVPVYRAVQKPGEFVVTFPRAYHSGFSHGFNCGEAVNFATSEWFPLGAVASQRYALLKRIPVLPYEELLCKETTFFTNEFSMSDHGHVTLTGDTRIQSYMKAPFVQLMRFQHRVRWSLAKMGARTRYKADIDATVLCGICKRDCYIAHIMCNCRVDAICLCHEEEIRKCSCNCDRVVFVRKDIFELEELSKKFEEIGILDEVGKQMSQSDGSSTHPHLSNGIDHNAKYFPYCKILIDTSPELHTLSEVDVLGYDLNKPYPTLSTITSAHGPQEYSTQSDECTSSNLRTFSSSCPDNGVINVYPLCTDQALAAQDSDDSDCEVFRVKRRSGIVLEKRCSEDVTANLTENQALRRLKKVRSDDRQEKNTTEVSCGTRSVNLGAESHCLDSISGNTDNLINRSKLKMRIDQLDAKIVQDEVAFSQKTIGCSYLSPSVDLGPKRLKIRGPSFPSTVSEVEISYRFQEDSDLASEHTQ; via the exons ATGGCAGGGAAGGATGGAGTTACTCTGAAATCTGTGTCATACGGGGCAAGATTGCGCAGGAGTTGTGATGCATCACGGAGAGAGGGAGGGTCCATGAGAGATCCATTCTCGAAACACAGAGTAAAGAAGTTTGATCTGTCCAGTCTAGATTGGATTGATGAGATTCCAGATTGCCCTGTATTTTCTCCATCAACCCAGGAGTTTGAGGATCCTATGGTTTATCTCAGCAAAATTGCCCCTGTGGCTGCAAAATATG GTATATGCAAGATCATTTCACCGATCTCTGCTTCGATACCTGTGGGCACTGTACTAATGAAGGAACTAGGTGGGCTTAAGTTTACGACCAGAGTTCAGCCTCTCCGTCTTGCTGAATGGTCCAAGGATGACAAGTTTGCCTTCTTCATGAGTGGAAG AAAGTACACATTTCGGGAGTTCGAGAAGATGGCAAATAAAGAATTTGTACGAAGATACTCTAGTGCTGCTTGTCTTCCATCAAGGTATATGGAAGAGGAGTTTTGGCATGAAATAGCTTTTGGCAAGATGGAGTCTGTTGAGTATGCATGTGATATCGATGGTAGTgcattttcttcttcttctaatGACCAGCTTGGGAGAAGTAAATGGAACTTGAAG AGATTCTCACGGTTGCCGAACTCTACACTGCGTCTTCTCAGAGCTGCAGTTCCA GGAATAACAGATCCAATGCTGTATATTGGGATGCTCTTCAGTATGTTTGCCTGGCATGTGGAAGATCATTACCTGTTCAG TATTAATTATCACCACTGTGGAGCCTCAAAAACATGGTACGGTATTCCAGGAAGTGCTGCTTCTGATTTTGAGAAAGTG ACTACAATCTTCCCACCTAATATTTTGCTGGATCATCATGTTCCAGTCTATAGAGCCGTACAGAAACCTGGAGAGTTTGTTGTAACATTTCCCCGAGCTTATCATTCTGGTTTCAGCCATG GTTTCAATTGTGGTGAGGCAGTAAATTTTGCCACAAGCGAATGGTTTCCTCTAGGCGCAGTTGCTAGTCAACGTTATGCACTTCTGAAGAGGATACCAGTATTACCTTATGAGGAGCTCCTTTGTAAAGAAACGACATTTTTTACTAATGAGTTTTCCATGTCTGATCACGGACATGTAACATTAACTGGAGACACACGTATACAAAGCTATATGAAGGCCCCCTTTGTGCAGTTGATGCGGTTCCAACACCGTGTTCGTTGGTCACTTGCGAAAATGGGTGCTCGTACACGCTATAAAGCAGACATTGATGCCACAGTTCTCTGTGGGATATGCAAACGTGACTGCTACATAGCTCACATTATGTGTAACTGCAGAGTTGATGCAATTTGCCTTTGTCATG AGGAAGAGATTAGGAAGTGCTCTTGCAACTGTGATCGTGTTGTTTTTGTGAGGAAAGACATCTTTGAATTGGAGGAACTATCAAAGAAGTTTGAGGAAATTGGAATACTGGATGAAGTAGGAAAACAAATGTCTCAAAGTGATGGCTCTAGCACGCATCCGCATTTGTCCAATGGCATTGACCACAATGCTAAATACTTCCCATATTGCAAGATCCTAATTGATACATCCCCTGAACTTCATACCTTGTCAGAGGTAGATGTTCTTGGATATGATCTGAATAAGCCATATCCTACATTATCAACAATAACTTCTGCACATGGACCTCAGGAGTATTCTACACAAAGTGAT GAGTGTACTAGTTCTAACCTAAGAACATTCTCTAGCTCATGTCCAGATAATGGAGTGATCAATGTTTATCCTTTATGCACTGATCAAGCATTGGCTGCTCAGGATAGTGATGATTCTGACTGTGAGGTATTTAGAGTTAAGAGAAGATCTGGCATAGTTCTGGAGAAAAGATGTTCAGAAGATGTAACAGCAAATTTAACTGAGAATCAG GCTTTAAGACGGTTAAAGAAAGTCCGCTCAGATGACAGACAAGAGAAGAACACAACAGAAGTATCCTGTGGTACAAGAAGTGTCAATCTGGGTGCTGAATCGCATTGTCTTGACTCCATTTCTGGAAATACAGATAACCTCATCAATCGAAGCAAACTAAAAATGAGGATAGATCAGCTAGATGCAAAAATTGTGCAAGACGAAGTTGCTTTCAGCCAGAAAACTATCGGTTGCAGTTACCTATCTCCATCTGTAGATCTTGGGCCAAAACGCTTGAAAATTCGTGGCCCATCCTTCCCAAGCACTGTTTCTGAAGTGGAAATATCTTATAGGTTCCAGGAGGACAGTGACTTGGCTAGTGAGCACACTCAATGA
- the LOC8073883 gene encoding lysine-specific demethylase JMJ706 isoform X1 — MAGKDGVTLKSVSYGARLRRSCDASRREGGSMRDPFSKHRVKKFDLSSLDWIDEIPDCPVFSPSTQEFEDPMVYLSKIAPVAAKYGICKIISPISASIPVGTVLMKELGGLKFTTRVQPLRLAEWSKDDKFAFFMSGRKYTFREFEKMANKEFVRRYSSAACLPSRYMEEEFWHEIAFGKMESVEYACDIDGSAFSSSSNDQLGRSKWNLKRFSRLPNSTLRLLRAAVPGITDPMLYIGMLFSMFAWHVEDHYLFSINYHHCGASKTWYGIPGSAASDFEKVVREHVYDHEILSGEGESAAFDVLLGKTTIFPPNILLDHHVPVYRAVQKPGEFVVTFPRAYHSGFSHGFNCGEAVNFATSEWFPLGAVASQRYALLKRIPVLPYEELLCKETTFFTNEFSMSDHGHVTLTGDTRIQSYMKAPFVQLMRFQHRVRWSLAKMGARTRYKADIDATVLCGICKRDCYIAHIMCNCRVDAICLCHEEEIRKCSCNCDRVVFVRKDIFELEELSKKFEEIGILDEVGKQMSQSDGSSTHPHLSNGIDHNAKYFPYCKILIDTSPELHTLSEVDVLGYDLNKPYPTLSTITSAHGPQEYSTQSDECTSSNLRTFSSSCPDNGVINVYPLCTDQALAAQDSDDSDCEVFRVKRRSGIVLEKRCSEDVTANLTENQALRRLKKVRSDDRQEKNTTEVSCGTRSVNLGAESHCLDSISGNTDNLINRSKLKMRIDQLDAKIVQDEVAFSQKTIGCSYLSPSVDLGPKRLKIRGPSFPSTVSEVEISYRFQEDSDLASEHTQ; from the exons ATGGCAGGGAAGGATGGAGTTACTCTGAAATCTGTGTCATACGGGGCAAGATTGCGCAGGAGTTGTGATGCATCACGGAGAGAGGGAGGGTCCATGAGAGATCCATTCTCGAAACACAGAGTAAAGAAGTTTGATCTGTCCAGTCTAGATTGGATTGATGAGATTCCAGATTGCCCTGTATTTTCTCCATCAACCCAGGAGTTTGAGGATCCTATGGTTTATCTCAGCAAAATTGCCCCTGTGGCTGCAAAATATG GTATATGCAAGATCATTTCACCGATCTCTGCTTCGATACCTGTGGGCACTGTACTAATGAAGGAACTAGGTGGGCTTAAGTTTACGACCAGAGTTCAGCCTCTCCGTCTTGCTGAATGGTCCAAGGATGACAAGTTTGCCTTCTTCATGAGTGGAAG AAAGTACACATTTCGGGAGTTCGAGAAGATGGCAAATAAAGAATTTGTACGAAGATACTCTAGTGCTGCTTGTCTTCCATCAAGGTATATGGAAGAGGAGTTTTGGCATGAAATAGCTTTTGGCAAGATGGAGTCTGTTGAGTATGCATGTGATATCGATGGTAGTgcattttcttcttcttctaatGACCAGCTTGGGAGAAGTAAATGGAACTTGAAG AGATTCTCACGGTTGCCGAACTCTACACTGCGTCTTCTCAGAGCTGCAGTTCCA GGAATAACAGATCCAATGCTGTATATTGGGATGCTCTTCAGTATGTTTGCCTGGCATGTGGAAGATCATTACCTGTTCAG TATTAATTATCACCACTGTGGAGCCTCAAAAACATGGTACGGTATTCCAGGAAGTGCTGCTTCTGATTTTGAGAAAGTGGTACGTGAGCATGTATATGATCACGAAATTTTATCAGGTGAAGGGGAAAGTGCAGCATTTGATGTTCTTTTGGGGAAGACTACAATCTTCCCACCTAATATTTTGCTGGATCATCATGTTCCAGTCTATAGAGCCGTACAGAAACCTGGAGAGTTTGTTGTAACATTTCCCCGAGCTTATCATTCTGGTTTCAGCCATG GTTTCAATTGTGGTGAGGCAGTAAATTTTGCCACAAGCGAATGGTTTCCTCTAGGCGCAGTTGCTAGTCAACGTTATGCACTTCTGAAGAGGATACCAGTATTACCTTATGAGGAGCTCCTTTGTAAAGAAACGACATTTTTTACTAATGAGTTTTCCATGTCTGATCACGGACATGTAACATTAACTGGAGACACACGTATACAAAGCTATATGAAGGCCCCCTTTGTGCAGTTGATGCGGTTCCAACACCGTGTTCGTTGGTCACTTGCGAAAATGGGTGCTCGTACACGCTATAAAGCAGACATTGATGCCACAGTTCTCTGTGGGATATGCAAACGTGACTGCTACATAGCTCACATTATGTGTAACTGCAGAGTTGATGCAATTTGCCTTTGTCATG AGGAAGAGATTAGGAAGTGCTCTTGCAACTGTGATCGTGTTGTTTTTGTGAGGAAAGACATCTTTGAATTGGAGGAACTATCAAAGAAGTTTGAGGAAATTGGAATACTGGATGAAGTAGGAAAACAAATGTCTCAAAGTGATGGCTCTAGCACGCATCCGCATTTGTCCAATGGCATTGACCACAATGCTAAATACTTCCCATATTGCAAGATCCTAATTGATACATCCCCTGAACTTCATACCTTGTCAGAGGTAGATGTTCTTGGATATGATCTGAATAAGCCATATCCTACATTATCAACAATAACTTCTGCACATGGACCTCAGGAGTATTCTACACAAAGTGAT GAGTGTACTAGTTCTAACCTAAGAACATTCTCTAGCTCATGTCCAGATAATGGAGTGATCAATGTTTATCCTTTATGCACTGATCAAGCATTGGCTGCTCAGGATAGTGATGATTCTGACTGTGAGGTATTTAGAGTTAAGAGAAGATCTGGCATAGTTCTGGAGAAAAGATGTTCAGAAGATGTAACAGCAAATTTAACTGAGAATCAG GCTTTAAGACGGTTAAAGAAAGTCCGCTCAGATGACAGACAAGAGAAGAACACAACAGAAGTATCCTGTGGTACAAGAAGTGTCAATCTGGGTGCTGAATCGCATTGTCTTGACTCCATTTCTGGAAATACAGATAACCTCATCAATCGAAGCAAACTAAAAATGAGGATAGATCAGCTAGATGCAAAAATTGTGCAAGACGAAGTTGCTTTCAGCCAGAAAACTATCGGTTGCAGTTACCTATCTCCATCTGTAGATCTTGGGCCAAAACGCTTGAAAATTCGTGGCCCATCCTTCCCAAGCACTGTTTCTGAAGTGGAAATATCTTATAGGTTCCAGGAGGACAGTGACTTGGCTAGTGAGCACACTCAATGA